Genomic DNA from Pseudomonas fitomaticsae:
GACTTATCAAGCCGGGGTGCATGTCCACAGCGGCGAATTGATACGTCTGCTGCCCCACGCCGAGCCTCGACAGATGAACATCTACGCCGTATACGCCTCGCGCAAGCACATGCCGGCGGCGTTGCGCTGCATGCTGGATTTTCTGGTGCAGCGTTTTCCCGAAAACCCGCAATGGGATATCGGGCTGTAATCCCGTTCACAGAGCCGCTGGCAACTCCACGGCGCTGACCTATGCTGAAAGTAGTACCCAAGGGTATTCGTTCAGAGGTCAACGCCATGAACACCAGAACAAGAAGATACCTCGCGATTTTCATCACCTGCGCGGCCACGCTGGCGCTGTACGGCACCGCGGCATGGCGCGTGGAGCAGTTGCGGCAACTGCCACGTGAATACGCGAGCTGCAACTTCGAGCGCTGCATCCCTCACAACGCCACCCTCAACGCCCTGCGCTGATACAAGGTTCAGGCGTCGTCGTTCTGCTCGGCCTTCAAGCGGTCGCGGAACGCCTTTGGCGAGATCCCCACCCGGCGTCGGAACAGGCGCGTGAAGTTGGTCGGATCGGAAAACCCCAACACCTCGGACATCTCGTAAATCGTCATGCTCGTGTAAGTCAGCAGACGCTTGGCTTCGAGCAATTGACGCTCGTGCATGATCTGCAACGCCGGCTGCCCCGCCAGTTCACGGCAGGTGCCGTTGAGGTGCGAGACGGAAATCCCCAGCCGATGGGCCAGGTCTTCGACCTTGACGTGCTGGCGGTAGGTTTCTTCGACCAGCTGAATGAACCCGTTGAGGTATTCGCGCTGACGCTGCGGGCGTTGCGTGGCGTTGTGACGGTGGATCGCCTGACGGCTGACCCAGACCATGATCACGCTGACCAGCGAATGCATGAGCATTTCCCGCGCCGGTTGATGACCGTTGTATTCGGCCTGCAACGCGGCAAACAGACTGTTGAGGTACTCCGCGTCCTTGCCCGCCGAATAACTTTCGGCCTGGGCCAGGGCCTGCACCGCACTGCCCAGTTGCGCCTGCAAATGGTTGATCAACGGTGTGGCGAGGGTGACGACAAATCCTTCGACGTCCTCGGAAAAACGGAATCCATGCACCGATAACGGCGGCAGGATCTGGATCGCGGCTTCGTTCAGTTGCGTGCGTTGGCCTTCGATTTCAAGCTCTGCCTGACCTTTGAATACGAAGAGCAACTGGCACAAATCGGCGTGGCGGTGGGGTTTGATTTCCCATTGGTGTTCGCGGCTGCGTTTGGAAATGGTTTCACAGTGCAGCAAGTCAGGGGTCGGCCAGTCCAGGCTTTCACCGTAGAGCTTGAACACCGGAATCGAAGGCAGGTCAGGCTTGTTCATCACTTCAATCCAGGCCTCGAGGTTTGCGGGCGATAATCGCACCGATTGGCAGAATGTACAGGTATCGGCTCAGTTTTCACCTTCAATTGACAGACCCGCAAGGGAAAAATGCAAGCACTCGAATCCTGAAAATCATTCACCGGCCGTTGTCGCGTGAAGCTTGCGAGTCATAAAAACAATGAAAACGCTGAAAACCCAAGTCGCCATCATCGGCGCCGGTCCGTCCGGATTGTTGCTCGGCCAACTGCTGCACAACGCCGGCATCGACACCCTGATTCTGGAGCGCCAGACACCTGACTATGTACTCGGCCGAATTCGCGCCGGCGTGCTTGAACAAGGCATGGTAGAGCTGTTGCGCGAGGCTGGCGTGGGTCAGCGGATGGACGCCGAAGGGCTGGTGCACGGTGGTTTCGAACTGGCCCTCGACGGGCGCCGGATTCACATCGACCTGCAAGCCCTGACCGGTGGAAAAACCGTGATGGTCTACGGCCAGACCGAGGTCACCCGCGACCTGATGGCCGCTCGTCGGGAGACCGGCGGACAGACAATCTATGAAGCCAGCCATGTCGTTCCCTGTGGCATGAAAAGCGACGAAGCCTATGTCACCTTCGAAAAGGACGGCGAAACCTGGCGCGTCGATTGCGACTACATCGCCGGTTGCGACGGTTTCCACGGCGTGGCCCGGCAGTCGATTCCGGAGGACTGCCTGAAAGTCTTCGAACGGGTTTATCCGTTTGGCTGGCTGGGGATTCTCGCCGACACGCCACCGATTCATGATGAGCTGGTCTACGCCCGCCACGAGCGCGGTTTCGCCCTGTGCAGCATGCGGTCGGCGACTCGCACCCGCTATTACCTGCAAGTGCCCGCCGAGGAAAACGTCGACGACTGGTCGGATCAGCGTTTCTGGGATGAACTGCGCAACCGTCTGCCGGAGGATCTGGCGCAGAAACTGGTGACCGGTCCATCGATTGAAAAGAGCATCGCGCCGCTGCGCAGTTTTGTGGTCGAGCCGATGCAGTACGGGCGGATGTTTCTGGTCGGGGATGCGGCGCATATCGTTCCGCCGACCGGTGCCAAGGGTCTGAATCTGGCGGCCAGCGACGTCAGTACGTTGTTCCGGATTCTGCTGAAGGTTTACCGCGAAGGTCGCACTGACTTGCTGGAGAAATACTCGGAGATCTGCCTGCGCCGAGTGTGGAAAGCCGAACGGTTTTCCTGGTGGATGACTTCGATGCTGCACCGCTTCGATGAGCATGATGATTTCAGTCAGCGGATCTGCGCTTCGGAACTGGACTACTTTGTCAGCTCGGAGGCCGGTCAAAAAACCATTGCAGAAAATTACGTCGGGCTTCCTTATGAGGCTATCGAATAGCCTGCTACCGACTTACACTGACGAGCACTCACCCGCTCGCCGTGGCACTGCGGGTCAATCACTGCCCGCAGGTTCGCCCGTGACCAATCTCAACCATCCCGAAACGCCCAAACCGGCCATTCGCAGCGTGCTGGTCGCGCTGATGATGGCAATCTTTCTCGGCGCGCTGGACCAGACCATCGTCGCGGTTTCCATGCCGGCCATCTCCGCACAGTTCAAGGACGTCAGCCTGCTGGCCTGGGTGATTTCCGGCTACATGGTGGCGATGACCGTGGCGGTGCCGATCTACGGCAAGCTCGGCGATCTGTACGGGCGGCGCAAACTGATGCTGTTCGGCATGGGCCTGTTCACCCTCGCCTCGCTGTTCTGCGGCATGGCCCAGAGCATGGAGCAACTGGTGCTGGCGCGGATTTTCCAGGGCATCGGCGCCGGCGGGATGATTTCGGTAAGCCAGGCGATCATCGGCGACATCGTTCCGCCTCGCGAACGCGGGCGCTATCAGGGTTATTTCAGCAGCATGTACGCGGTGGCCAGCGTCGCCGGCCCGGTGCTCGGCGGCTACATGACCGAGTACCTGTCGTGGCGCTGGGTGTTCCTGATCAACCTGCCACTGGGTCTTGGCGCTTACTGGGTGGCGCGACGCAATCTGATCGGCCTGCCGATTCCCCAACGCAAACCAATCATCGACTATCTCGGCACGCTGCTGATGATTATCGGCCTGACCGCGCTGTTGCTGGCGATCACTCAGGTCGGCCAGGGCCATGCGTGGCGAAGCAGCGAAGTGCTCGGGCTGTTCGCTTGCGCGGTGGCGGTACTGGCGGTGTTCGTGTGGCACGAGCGGCGCGCCCGGGAGCCGTTACTGCCGATGCACCTGTTCACCAACCGCAGCGCCCTGCTGTGCTGGTGCACGATTTTCTTTTGCAGCTTCCAGGCGATTTCGTTGATTGTGCTGATGCCGCTGCGCTTTCAGAGCGTGACCGGCGCCGGGGCCGACAGCGCGGCATTGCACTTGCTGCCGTTGGCGATGGGTTTGCCGATCGGCGCGTATTTCGCCGGACATCGTACTTCGATCACCGGGCGCTACAAACCGCAGATTCTGACCGGCGCGCTGCTGATGCCGATCTCGATCCTCGGCATGGCCTTCAGCCCGCCCGATGCGACGCTGCTCAGCAGCCTGTTCATGTTGCTCAGCGGGATTGCCGGTGGCATGCAGTTCCCGACCTCGTTGGTCGGCACGCAGAACTCGGTGGAGCAAAAGGACATCGGCGTCGCCACCAGCACCACCAACCTGTTCCGCTCTCTGGGCGGCGCGGTGGGCGTAGCGTTGATGTCGGCGCTGTTGCTGGCGTTGTTGCAGGACTCCAGTTTCGCCCACCTGGCCGGCAGCTCGCTGATGAGCGAAGGTCATTCCGGCAACGTGCTGCTCGATGGCCTGAACGCGGCGCCCGGCGATGCGCAGAACGCCTTGCGTGCCGAGTTGCTGGTGACATTCCGGCATTTGCTGATGGTCAGCGCGGCGGTATCGCTGCTCGGGCTGGCGGCGGCGATCGCGATGCCGAACCGGTTGTTGCGGGGCCGTGAGCACGGCGCCCGCTGATTGATGCCGAGCGCTCCCACGCGCTGCGTGGGAGCGCTCGCGAATCAAGCACTGTAATAACCGACCGCCACCAGCATGTTCCCGACCTTTTTCAGGTAGGCATGCTTGTTTTCGACCTTGCCGGTCACCGGGTTTTTCCAGCGGTACTCGTACTCGCCCTCATCCTGTTTGCCGATCAGCGCCAGAATCGGCTCGCCCACCGGTTTGCCTTCCGGGTCATCGACCTTGGCGAAATCGGTGTTGATCAGCCGCAGATTGGTGCCGTGGGCGACATAGCGGTGATTGTCGAGATTGACCACGAACACATACAGGTCGTCCTGCAGGTAACCGCCCTTGAGCGAGTTGATCGCGGACAGCGTGCCCTTCTCGTCTTTGGTCAGGTCGGTGGCCGCTTTGTCGAGCAACGCTTTCGCCTGCTCCGCCGACGCGCGCGGCAGGTAATAACCCACCGCCAGAATCCGCTGACCGATGCGTTGATAGTAAACGTGCTTGCGCTCGACCTTGCCGTCGGACCAGTTCTGCCAGCGGTATTCGGCCTGCTGGATGCCGTTGCCTTCCGGCACTTTCAAGGCGTCCTTGAAGGACTTCTGCAAGTCCGGCCCGAGGACTTCGC
This window encodes:
- a CDS encoding helix-turn-helix domain-containing protein, encoding MNKPDLPSIPVFKLYGESLDWPTPDLLHCETISKRSREHQWEIKPHRHADLCQLLFVFKGQAELEIEGQRTQLNEAAIQILPPLSVHGFRFSEDVEGFVVTLATPLINHLQAQLGSAVQALAQAESYSAGKDAEYLNSLFAALQAEYNGHQPAREMLMHSLVSVIMVWVSRQAIHRHNATQRPQRQREYLNGFIQLVEETYRQHVKVEDLAHRLGISVSHLNGTCRELAGQPALQIMHERQLLEAKRLLTYTSMTIYEMSEVLGFSDPTNFTRLFRRRVGISPKAFRDRLKAEQNDDA
- the pobA gene encoding 4-hydroxybenzoate 3-monooxygenase — protein: MKTLKTQVAIIGAGPSGLLLGQLLHNAGIDTLILERQTPDYVLGRIRAGVLEQGMVELLREAGVGQRMDAEGLVHGGFELALDGRRIHIDLQALTGGKTVMVYGQTEVTRDLMAARRETGGQTIYEASHVVPCGMKSDEAYVTFEKDGETWRVDCDYIAGCDGFHGVARQSIPEDCLKVFERVYPFGWLGILADTPPIHDELVYARHERGFALCSMRSATRTRYYLQVPAEENVDDWSDQRFWDELRNRLPEDLAQKLVTGPSIEKSIAPLRSFVVEPMQYGRMFLVGDAAHIVPPTGAKGLNLAASDVSTLFRILLKVYREGRTDLLEKYSEICLRRVWKAERFSWWMTSMLHRFDEHDDFSQRICASELDYFVSSEAGQKTIAENYVGLPYEAIE
- a CDS encoding MDR family MFS transporter, with the protein product MTNLNHPETPKPAIRSVLVALMMAIFLGALDQTIVAVSMPAISAQFKDVSLLAWVISGYMVAMTVAVPIYGKLGDLYGRRKLMLFGMGLFTLASLFCGMAQSMEQLVLARIFQGIGAGGMISVSQAIIGDIVPPRERGRYQGYFSSMYAVASVAGPVLGGYMTEYLSWRWVFLINLPLGLGAYWVARRNLIGLPIPQRKPIIDYLGTLLMIIGLTALLLAITQVGQGHAWRSSEVLGLFACAVAVLAVFVWHERRAREPLLPMHLFTNRSALLCWCTIFFCSFQAISLIVLMPLRFQSVTGAGADSAALHLLPLAMGLPIGAYFAGHRTSITGRYKPQILTGALLMPISILGMAFSPPDATLLSSLFMLLSGIAGGMQFPTSLVGTQNSVEQKDIGVATSTTNLFRSLGGAVGVALMSALLLALLQDSSFAHLAGSSLMSEGHSGNVLLDGLNAAPGDAQNALRAELLVTFRHLLMVSAAVSLLGLAAAIAMPNRLLRGREHGAR
- a CDS encoding cache domain-containing protein, giving the protein MGFVHKLAWLGAVLLLSFGQANAATTEKDDSKAAIALLEKALAYYHDNGDKAFAAFSRQGEFVDKDRYVFVVDTKGVMLASGGPSSALIGRDVSEVLGPDLQKSFKDALKVPEGNGIQQAEYRWQNWSDGKVERKHVYYQRIGQRILAVGYYLPRASAEQAKALLDKAATDLTKDEKGTLSAINSLKGGYLQDDLYVFVVNLDNHRYVAHGTNLRLINTDFAKVDDPEGKPVGEPILALIGKQDEGEYEYRWKNPVTGKVENKHAYLKKVGNMLVAVGYYSA